TTCCTTTTTGGCAAATGTTTGGCAAGTTCAAGCGCTAGGTGCCGCATATTTACTTTATATTGCGATTAGTCATATTTGGAAACATGCCAAAGGGAAAGACGGAGAAAAAGAAAAGAAAGAAAAAGCTGGCTCTGGTTTTTGGATGACTGTTTTAAAAGTAGAGATTGCAGATATAGCGTTTGCGATTGATTCCATGCTTGCGGCAGTAGCCCTTGCCATTACTCTTCCAGAAACAGGATGGGGACACATTGGGGGAATTGATACTGGCCAATTTGCGATTATGTTCTTAGGTGGACTTGTCGGTCTAATCATTATCCGTTTTGCAGCAACACAATTTGTTAAATTACTAAAAAGTTATCCAAGTCTCGAAACAGCCGCATTTTTAATTGTTGGTTGGGTAGGCGTGAAGCTAGTTATTTATACATTAGCACATCCTAGTCTTGGGGTAATTCCACACAGTTTCCCTGAGTCAACGCTTTGGAAATTAATTTTCTGGGGTGTCATGATTCTTATTATTCTATGGGGCTGGTTCGTTTCCTATCGTAGTAAGAAAAAAGCAGAAACAACTAAATAATTTCTAATAGACCAGAAGTGCATATTTGTACTTCTGGTTTTACATACAACCAGATGCTGAAAACATAATTTTATGATAGAGTAGAAGGATGGTGAATGAGGAATGGATGTTTCTATTTGGGGCGAATACGCGTTAGTTTTCCTTGT
The sequence above is drawn from the Listeria monocytogenes genome and encodes:
- a CDS encoding TerC family protein, whose protein sequence is MDTAMILEYGWVLLVLIGLEGILAADNAVVMAVMVKHLPDKQQKKALFYGLMGAFVFRFGALFLISFLANVWQVQALGAAYLLYIAISHIWKHAKGKDGEKEKKEKAGSGFWMTVLKVEIADIAFAIDSMLAAVALAITLPETGWGHIGGIDTGQFAIMFLGGLVGLIIIRFAATQFVKLLKSYPSLETAAFLIVGWVGVKLVIYTLAHPSLGVIPHSFPESTLWKLIFWGVMILIILWGWFVSYRSKKKAETTK